AAAAATATCATTATGTATTCTACCGAAGGAGGGATGGATATTGAAGAAGTTGCCGAAAAAACCCCTCATCTTATATTTAAAGAAGAAATTGATCCGGGTACAGGCCTCATGCCTTTTCAGGCAAGAAAAATTGCGTTTAACCTTGGTCTTAGTGGTGAAGCTTTCAAACAAATGACCAAATTTGTTCAAGCGCTTTATCGAGCATATATCGAATCTGATGCATCGCTTTTCGAAATCAACCCTGTGTTAAAAACATCCGACGATAAAATTATTGCTGTGGATGCAAAAGTCAACCTCGATGAAAATGCACTTTTCAGACACCCCGATCTTGCACAATTAAGAGATATTCAAGAAGAAGATCCCATTGAAGTTGAAGCCGGTGAAGCCGGATTGAATTATGTTAAACTTGATGGCAATGTGGGATGTATGGTAAATGGAGCCGGTCTTGCTATGGCTACCATGGATATGATCAAATTATCCGGTGGAGAACCTGCAAACTTTTTGGATGTGGGAGGGACAGCCAATGCCGAAAGAGTAGAAAAAGGATTTAGAATTATTTTGAAAGATCCCAATGTGAAAGCCATTTTGGTTAACATTTTTGGAGGTATTGTCAGATGCGACAGAGTGGCGCAGGGAATTATAGATGCTTACAAAAAAATTGGAGAAATTCCTGTTCCGATCATAGTTAGATTGCAAGGAACCAACGCAGAAGAAGCAAAAAAACTTATTGAACAATCCGGATTAAAAGTACATTCGGTTGTAGAACTGGAAGAAGCGGCTCAAAAAGTCCAAGAAGTTTTGCAAAACTGAGTTTCATCAAACCTATTTGGATAAAAAAACACGTGAAATTTCACGTGTTTTTTATTTTAGGTATAATTATTGATTGAAAAAAATAAATTTGTAAAAAATTTTTTCCTATGAAAAGAAAATTATTGTTTCCATTGGCTCTTTTGCTATTTTTTTCCAACCGGATTAAATCGCAAAACGATTATGCTGAAGATAATTTTTATTACACAAAATTTTATGCTGATGTTTATTACGGTTTCCCCAATTTATGGAAAGGTATACTTGAAAGTGCCATCAATAGTTCAACTTCCAACGGTTCACTGACTCATAAATCATTTGGCCCCATGGGCATTCGTCTTGAATACCGAAAACATAAAGTTGTGGGGGTATTGTTAGAAGCGTATTATGCGACAAATATTCTGGAATATGTTGAACCCAATTCTTCAGCACCGGGAGGAATGTTATATGAAAAATTGGAAATATCAAGACCCCGTGTGATTGGTAGGTTTAATTTTCATTTTACCGATGCGGATGATGATTTTGATCCTTACGGTTTCATTGGTTTGGGATATAATTTCTCCACCTTTCAATATTCCTCAAATTATTATCAAAATACCACACTCGATTATTCCATCTTTAATATTGCGTTTAAAACCGGCTTCGGATTGAGATATTTTGTTATACCTTCTTTAGGTTTAAATTTTGAATTATCCCTCGGTGGCCCATTGCTTATGGTTGGTATCAGTGGAAGATTTTAATTTTTAGAGGCCACCATCCAACGTATTCCGGCCTGATAGTGAAATCCGTATCCATTTGGAGAAAATATCCCGGGTAGGTTTTGGCTTCCCAACGTGACAATCCATCTGTTTTTAAATTTTTTCTCCAAGTTTATTCCAAAAATCCATCCACCATATCCTCCGTGAGAGATATTGAAGTGTGCCACAAAATCTTGTTTGATAAAATAAGAAGGCCTTAAATAGATGAACGGTTTGTAATTGGCCATTATCCTTAGCTGTAATCCGGCAGTAATTTCAAAATTACGTGCTACGTAACGATTATATGAAAAATTAAAAAATGCCGGCAATAAAGTACCAAATAAGTTTTTTGATGACAAAAATTTGGCATTGTCTTCATATTGACGAATTTGATTGCTCACAGAATCTTCAATCGAATTAAATTTGCCCAAATGAAAACCCGTAAAAGTCAAAGTAGAATCCCATTGATAATTTAATGAATTTTTATTCCAAAATACATAACCAAATCCATCCATCCCAATACGTATAATATCACAATCGGTCAACGGAATCTCCGTGAAAAAAGAGGTACCTATTCCCCATCCATTCAAAGAAAAATATTTCCTTGCAAGAGAATCGCTTTCCGAATGCATGATACGACCCTTTAACACCAAACTGTCGCCTGTTGAAGAAGTATAAAAGGACAGGTCATCAGACCATAAATCCCAATATCTGTTTCCGCTGATGACCGAAAAAGAAATTCCTTGCTTGACCAAACGTTCATTCCGGATAATTTCCTGTTCGATACCAAAAATTAGCTCTTTGAACGTCAATTGAGTTACCGAAAGAGGCGACAATTTCAGTTCTTTTCCTTTAAACGGCTGATTACCAAGAAATAATAATTTATATAAATCGTCTGAAAATCCTATATCAAGATGGTCAAAAGTACGAACACCTATCCAACGGCTACCATTGTATTTACCGAACATTGAATCGACTGATTCTTTAAAATACATCAAATTAATAAAATCATACCCTGCACGGTTTTGACCGATTAATTGATCCAATGAATTATCTATCGCCTGACGGCTTATTTCACCACCGTTCAAAAATTTTAAATATATGGGTTTGTTGATGACATTTGAATTAAAATTTAAATAAGAATGTATACCTGCCATTGTATAAGGATAGTCAAATGAGGTCGTTGGAATTTGTGCAGAAAGATTGATAAATATCAATCCGTAAAAAGATAACAAAAAAAATTTAACGGATAAAATATTTGACTTGGGCTTCATGAATCAGTTTTAAATCCAAATAATTATTTTGAGTAAACTTGACAAAACTACTATAATTGGCGGTATTTAACTTCAAAACAAAGGCAAGATAGCCGGCATGATAAAAATCTTGCATTTGTTTATCATCCAACGAAAGCACCATTACGGACTTTACGGGCGTTTGAGCCAATCCTGAGCCATCGGTAACGGCAGCATTGATTTTTCCTTGATTATTTATAAGGGAAGTGGCTGTTTTGTTTGTGTCAAACAATTGGATGGACACCTCGAAATCTGAGGGAAAAAAATTCTCGGCATACAGATAAATTTTACCATTTAACCAATCTATCCATTCAATGTTTTCATTGATTTTCAGATCGATGGTGTCGCTTAACACAAGGTCCTGGGCAGTCAATGACATAGGTATGTCCAATTCAAAATAACTTTGAAAAGGATAGTTTTTATACAAAAAATCATT
The Vicingaceae bacterium genome window above contains:
- the sucC gene encoding succinate--CoA ligase [ADP-forming] subunit beta, whose product is MNIHEYQAKDLLKKYGVGIQEGILAHTPEEAVEAAKKLSEQTGTNWWVVKAQVHAGGRGKGGGIKLAKSLDEVKELAGKIIGMTLVTPQTGPEGKLVRKVLIAQDVYYPGPSEPKEFYMSVLLNRTSGKNIIMYSTEGGMDIEEVAEKTPHLIFKEEIDPGTGLMPFQARKIAFNLGLSGEAFKQMTKFVQALYRAYIESDASLFEINPVLKTSDDKIIAVDAKVNLDENALFRHPDLAQLRDIQEEDPIEVEAGEAGLNYVKLDGNVGCMVNGAGLAMATMDMIKLSGGEPANFLDVGGTANAERVEKGFRIILKDPNVKAILVNIFGGIVRCDRVAQGIIDAYKKIGEIPVPIIVRLQGTNAEEAKKLIEQSGLKVHSVVELEEAAQKVQEVLQN